The proteins below come from a single Tenuifilum thalassicum genomic window:
- the recO gene encoding DNA repair protein RecO has protein sequence MLAESRVVVLRTVRYKENSLIVSCYSRDFGRTTLLVNRAFQKGRKAGLNVYFQPLTVLDTVFYNRPNTEVHRLKELGLVHAFGSLHQDPIKLTISVFISELIYRTVKEEEPNPHLFTFIENSIVILDHLHSGISNFHLIFMVQLARYLGFYPINSWTEDNCIFDYKNGKFTNVEPANGFYLCKSTSQLLGEIMKTPMLNADKINLNRKQRNEIIEGITAFYRFHLGSGIRFKTLPILNQLFN, from the coding sequence ATGTTAGCTGAGAGTAGGGTAGTTGTTTTAAGAACGGTAAGATATAAAGAGAATAGCTTAATTGTTAGCTGCTATAGTAGAGACTTTGGTAGAACCACCTTGTTGGTGAATAGAGCGTTTCAGAAGGGGCGGAAAGCTGGTTTGAATGTTTATTTTCAACCTCTAACGGTTCTTGATACTGTATTTTATAATCGTCCCAACACCGAAGTTCATAGGCTGAAGGAGTTAGGATTAGTACATGCCTTCGGCTCATTGCATCAAGATCCGATTAAACTTACCATTTCCGTTTTTATAAGCGAACTAATATATAGAACGGTTAAGGAGGAGGAGCCTAATCCTCATTTGTTTACATTTATTGAGAATTCAATAGTTATTCTCGATCATCTTCATTCAGGAATTTCAAATTTTCACTTAATCTTTATGGTTCAACTTGCTAGGTATTTAGGCTTTTATCCTATTAATAGTTGGACTGAAGATAACTGTATTTTTGACTACAAGAATGGGAAATTCACAAATGTTGAACCAGCTAATGGTTTTTACCTGTGTAAAAGTACAAGTCAACTTCTAGGTGAGATAATGAAAACTCCTATGCTAAATGCCGATAAGATAAATCTTAATCGGAAACAGCGGAACGAGATAATAGAAGGTATTACTGCTTTTTATCGCTTTCATCTTGGTTCTGGAATCAGATTTAAAACACTCCCAATACTTAATCAACTTTTTAATTGA
- a CDS encoding aminotransferase class I/II-fold pyridoxal phosphate-dependent enzyme: MVNKTTELSLSDFNSLSQLIATSGAIDLSKLVPSQEGLQEYIGTKDKLNEMGVKNEFQSPREALASYINRKYFRGVNPATELTFINGIKQAIFLAVVSSIGDGDSVIVFEPYTTDLKTVVELCGARPVYIPLKEPDFRIDWSEVQRAINATTKLMIISSPHLLTGQTLLPEDLEELQRLINGTKIKLVINESLSEMAYSTSTGASVNFYPKLCQITYRIGSLNLPFAHNDSNIAYCIAPEKLMAHYIAIKHAIADDPDFNSSVYLSLLINNDEQTKMLPSLLERNYNLVVARLKDSKFKVSNQTAGYMVLLDYKDYDDIKDVEMAKRLIEKGVGLMPLSFFSHDRQCRRMLGMNISIKSSLLEEALNRLANL; encoded by the coding sequence ATGGTAAACAAAACAACCGAATTGTCATTATCGGATTTTAATAGTTTGAGTCAGCTAATTGCTACTAGTGGTGCGATTGATTTATCCAAGCTGGTTCCTAGCCAAGAAGGGCTTCAAGAATATATTGGGACCAAGGATAAACTAAATGAAATGGGAGTTAAAAATGAATTTCAGTCGCCTCGCGAAGCATTAGCAAGCTATATTAATAGAAAATACTTTAGAGGAGTTAACCCTGCCACAGAGCTAACATTCATAAATGGAATTAAACAAGCCATTTTCTTAGCAGTTGTTTCGTCCATTGGCGATGGAGATAGCGTTATCGTGTTTGAACCCTATACTACTGACCTTAAAACTGTTGTTGAACTTTGCGGAGCCCGTCCTGTATACATTCCTCTTAAAGAGCCCGATTTTAGAATAGACTGGAGTGAGGTTCAACGAGCCATTAATGCCACAACTAAATTGATGATAATCTCATCTCCTCACCTTTTAACAGGACAAACACTATTACCTGAAGATTTAGAGGAGTTGCAGCGACTAATCAATGGCACAAAAATAAAGCTGGTTATAAATGAGTCTTTATCCGAAATGGCCTATTCAACCAGTACTGGTGCAAGTGTTAACTTTTATCCTAAGCTTTGCCAAATAACCTACCGGATTGGCTCGCTGAATTTACCTTTTGCGCATAACGATAGTAACATTGCTTATTGTATTGCTCCAGAAAAACTAATGGCTCACTACATTGCAATTAAGCATGCTATTGCCGATGATCCCGATTTTAACAGCTCCGTTTATCTTAGCCTCCTTATAAATAATGATGAGCAAACCAAGATGCTTCCGAGTTTGCTGGAAAGGAACTACAATCTTGTAGTAGCCCGACTAAAAGATTCAAAGTTTAAGGTTAGTAATCAGACTGCTGGTTATATGGTTCTGCTTGATTATAAAGATTATGACGATATTAAGGATGTGGAAATGGCAAAACGATTAATTGAAAAGGGTGTTGGCTTAATGCCTCTATCATTCTTTTCTCACGATAGGCAATGCCGTAGGATGTTAGGAATGAATATATCAATTAAGTCCTCCCTTCTGGAAGAAGCTCTTAACCGTTTAGCAAACCTTTAG
- a CDS encoding hybrid sensor histidine kinase/response regulator, with the protein MEFRNFKDKSLHIFLLVFTAIASLFVYIVLIRDAQTIDRINKQKLKAEFKAISSSLINKAVYIPTSQKLYDQEYITIRDDQIDNNNLLLVADSFIFGTNKIYLLDNQLYGKIEFRNDTNILYPLRKVTNLITSLTGKAVLINHQYNKHLTKKNFITLSTLTDLTGKEVGNVIILDEKQHLNQTIYVATPILIFFLLLLLLVAKKVLQIKDKANTKLNSSQTINLNTIKDISFDEAVKGFSNGIRIIDKNFNVLYTNKAFEDLTSIKRGKANSCTCYETFGSIYCHTGECPVVSITSSEKEIVRNEIRFQPNGKKLHIELHAYPILNPNGEIVAIAEEIKDITNNYIIEEELRQSENQFKVFIDSLPFGVYIEDGITNQIIFQNNYLKQLTKGKNFNDYLKEHQNNITDIHSDESEIQITDENGRLNTYAFHKFKFIGTQNKLKIGAILIDITRKKEVEHYRDVLSKAIEFTPISIIILSPHFEFEFINPNFTELTGYNIDTLYSKSILDVNLEIGSKNLIEQALNKVRAEENWQGEIQIRGKNGQKIWVSASFSPVINSKGELQQILAVFENITRRKEYEKELLFAKTKAEESDKLKSTFLNNISHEIRTPLNAIIGFTSFLSDESISAEERRGFSEYIYKNSQDLLRIIENILEISQIETGSISISKREFSVNSLMNEIFREFDEIERGDSPIRLSLRKEIQHDDLIILSDPSRLKQVLKQLLSNSFKFTPNGFVEFGYRLKDEHNLMFYVIDSGIGIDQDKINYIFNPFRQADDSNTRQHGGLGLGLAISKHIVEKLGGKIWVNSLLGSGTSVFFTIPFIPVKMKFDNNTKTSFRAEFSWPGKTILIADDIDANFIYFKALLQKTNAKLIWAKNGLEAVNLVKSNQNIDLVLMDLVMPEVDGFEATRQIKLFRNDLPVLGQTAFPEKVNRNKLADYGFDTVLEKPIKPHQMLFIIDKFLEN; encoded by the coding sequence TTGGAATTTCGTAATTTTAAGGATAAATCGCTACATATTTTTTTATTGGTTTTTACGGCTATTGCTTCTTTGTTTGTATACATAGTGCTAATTAGGGATGCACAAACAATTGATAGAATTAACAAACAAAAACTGAAAGCCGAATTCAAAGCAATTAGCTCATCTTTAATAAACAAAGCAGTATACATCCCAACTTCACAAAAACTTTATGACCAAGAATACATCACTATCCGGGATGACCAAATTGATAATAACAATTTACTACTAGTAGCCGATAGTTTTATATTCGGAACTAATAAAATATACCTATTGGATAATCAATTATATGGTAAAATTGAGTTTAGAAATGATACAAACATTCTTTATCCCCTTAGAAAAGTAACAAACCTAATCACTTCGCTAACAGGGAAGGCTGTTTTAATTAATCATCAATATAACAAACACTTAACAAAGAAAAACTTTATTACCCTTTCAACCCTAACCGATTTAACTGGTAAGGAGGTTGGTAATGTTATAATACTTGACGAGAAGCAACATCTTAATCAAACAATTTATGTTGCAACTCCAATTCTCATCTTTTTCTTGCTCCTATTACTACTTGTCGCAAAAAAAGTTTTGCAAATAAAAGATAAGGCTAATACAAAACTTAACTCAAGCCAAACTATCAACCTAAATACAATTAAAGATATCTCTTTTGATGAAGCGGTTAAAGGATTTAGCAATGGTATTAGAATAATTGACAAAAACTTTAACGTATTATACACAAACAAAGCTTTTGAAGATTTAACCTCAATTAAACGGGGAAAAGCAAATAGTTGTACCTGTTATGAAACCTTTGGTAGCATTTATTGTCATACAGGAGAGTGCCCTGTTGTATCTATAACATCTTCGGAAAAGGAAATAGTTAGAAACGAAATACGTTTTCAGCCAAATGGCAAAAAGTTGCATATCGAACTGCATGCCTATCCCATTCTAAATCCAAATGGTGAAATAGTAGCAATTGCTGAAGAGATAAAAGATATAACCAATAATTACATAATTGAAGAAGAACTCCGTCAATCGGAAAATCAGTTTAAGGTTTTTATAGACTCTCTACCTTTTGGTGTATACATTGAGGATGGTATAACAAACCAAATTATTTTTCAAAACAACTATCTAAAACAGCTCACAAAGGGTAAGAACTTTAACGACTATTTAAAGGAGCATCAAAACAACATCACCGATATCCATTCAGATGAATCAGAAATACAAATTACGGATGAAAATGGTAGGCTAAACACTTACGCTTTCCACAAGTTTAAGTTTATTGGCACTCAGAATAAGCTAAAAATCGGAGCTATATTAATTGATATAACTCGAAAAAAGGAGGTGGAGCACTATCGTGATGTTCTTTCTAAAGCTATTGAATTCACTCCCATTAGTATTATAATTCTGTCGCCTCATTTTGAATTCGAATTTATCAATCCAAACTTCACTGAGCTTACTGGCTACAATATCGACACCCTCTATAGTAAAAGCATTCTGGATGTAAATCTTGAAATTGGATCAAAAAATTTAATAGAGCAAGCATTAAACAAGGTTAGAGCTGAAGAGAACTGGCAAGGAGAAATTCAGATAAGAGGAAAGAATGGTCAAAAAATCTGGGTAAGCGCATCGTTCTCTCCTGTTATAAACAGTAAGGGCGAACTTCAACAGATACTAGCAGTTTTTGAAAACATAACACGTAGAAAAGAATACGAAAAGGAGCTTCTTTTTGCAAAAACCAAAGCTGAAGAATCCGACAAGTTAAAGTCAACTTTTCTCAATAATATCTCCCACGAAATCAGGACACCCCTTAATGCTATTATTGGTTTTACATCATTCCTAAGCGACGAATCCATAAGCGCCGAAGAACGAAGAGGATTTTCAGAATATATCTACAAAAACTCACAAGATCTACTCAGAATTATAGAAAACATCCTTGAAATATCACAAATTGAAACGGGTAGCATCTCAATATCAAAAAGAGAATTCTCAGTTAACTCTTTAATGAATGAGATCTTTAGAGAATTTGATGAAATTGAACGAGGTGATTCACCAATTCGACTTAGCTTAAGAAAAGAGATTCAGCATGACGATTTAATCATTTTGAGCGACCCCAGCAGGTTAAAACAGGTACTTAAACAGCTCCTTTCAAACTCTTTCAAGTTTACCCCAAATGGCTTTGTAGAGTTTGGATATAGGTTAAAGGATGAGCACAATTTAATGTTTTACGTAATTGACAGTGGAATTGGAATTGACCAAGACAAAATAAACTACATTTTTAACCCGTTCCGGCAAGCCGATGATTCAAACACAAGGCAGCATGGTGGATTAGGGCTTGGACTCGCAATTTCAAAACACATTGTTGAAAAACTCGGAGGTAAAATATGGGTTAATAGCCTGCTTGGGTCAGGCACTAGCGTTTTTTTCACTATTCCCTTTATTCCTGTTAAGATGAAGTTCGACAATAACACCAAAACAAGTTTTCGGGCAGAATTTAGCTGGCCAGGTAAAACAATTCTTATAGCAGACGACATTGACGCTAACTTTATATATTTCAAAGCCTTACTTCAAAAAACAAATGCAAAACTCATTTGGGCTAAAAATGGGTTGGAAGCCGTAAACCTAGTAAAGAGCAACCAAAATATTGACCTAGTTTTAATGGATTTAGTAATGCCCGAAGTTGATGGGTTTGAAGCAACAAGACAAATAAAATTATTCAGAAACGATCTTCCTGTTTTAGGGCAAACAGCATTCCCAGAAAAGGTAAATAGGAACAAGCTAGCTGATTATGGGTTTGATACTGTACTCGAAAAACCCATAAAGCCCCACCAAATGCTTTTCATTATCGATAAATTTTTAGAAAACTAG
- a CDS encoding C25 family cysteine peptidase, with protein sequence MRLLATLLLGLITFSASPQPKKILLKAIDDSKKSEFIEKFTPKTPDSYSLTIRIDKLNWDKEQVKTGDSFSKIWFKNSLPDGKIGEPELPSIKKIIRIPYGATIQAKVKSYKTEEVNLSEKGINVPIIPVQPPVRKDQDPQLQDFRIKAQAYSKSSFKTKEPIVKTEILGNLRNHTIARVTIYPIEYNPAKGKIKVYNDIEVNVDVKGSPTKNPSADAFYSPYFDVVYNTMLNAGGTAYDSHPDLTRYPVSMLIIANRIFESALQPYIAWKTQKGFKVTTKYTDEIGTTADAIKSFIQNFYNSATPENPAPTFLVLVGDVEQVPASATGSQSGKLTDLYYASVDGDKFPEMYYGRLSATSASQLTAIINKIIYYEQFQFSDPTYLNSVNLIAGADATWNPAVAQPTIKYATANHFNQTNGWSNIYEYGVDSDTNNATASSGYTGCYDADKVAVGFINYTAHCSEGGWQDPALPISTVNTLTNNQQYPFVIANCCLSANFGYSECVGETWLRKANGGAVTYIGSSPNSYWKEDMYWATGAFPMSGNNNGYVPTFEESTTGAYDAPFGSNYVTAGAIVFCGNIAVTQAEINDYSRQINSTYYWEAYNVLGDPSLMPYFKVPETNQIDFPNVVPVGINSISIQAKENSYLSLTMDDQILATHFFESTGLNDIAIPELTQTGKIILTVTRPQTQPFIDTIKVIESDNAYITLTGSTINDSEENNNGIADYGEQIKVNLRLKNVGKTNATNVSVKIGSSTGLITLASADSIGISNINASSELWANDAFSFSIPIDVEDGYQQIFPLTFFADQGVWTSNLKITVSAPQMAFNNFTIVDTLMGNKNGILEKNEIADIEFEFQNKGNSAIADYNVNLVLPDTLLDKVSLTYEPMVDRGFNPSEKTKLFARISSSDKIDIEQIPIIITSTSTSYPLASNQQTTFIPIKIFSEVRMSNDTVETCNAIFTDSGGEESNYGNNEDYTITFKTNSEIEKYRVEVLNFSTESNYDYLYAYDGNSTSSQMFSGSPFSGSTIPSEFSSSTNYVTFRFTSDDNTNSSGWRIKLQCITPTAIPKCVENPSPADNSIDVESTVLSWTPSTDALFYDVYIGTQPESLAYVGRVSQSFIDIKLQPVTTYYWRVIPGNNIGLCDKDCITWSFTTASVLGQVLMTNGTLEVDETWFYDTGGANSNYTNKENYTLTFKPKNNGKINVEFVSFDVESETDCNYDKLTIYNGPDANSPVVGTYCGSKNPQSFTSTSANGELTFNFTSDASETRSGWKAKISTIGSTTTYPITFNIKSNSTPVPNATVKFDNSVKFTNTSGVGEFSKPNGTYSYTITAAGYKSETGTVTVSNQGESININLIKQETIQLLIKNSSDESYIDLAKVLTETGQSYYSANGLANVDLPVGSNLLKVSAQGFIEKDTVINVTDANQLFTVHLTPQSFQTQINVYNVDETPIENATIQHNTLTYNTSSTGSATLETAYGLDLITIQKSGYIDTKFWLNATNDTIINIYLTPIIGNVFETEFTIIGSGPLGNLPLDNALVRIFKQGELYQQANALNGHISFYLPSNTFIYEVSHEGYTTSSNNTLTVSNQPQKVEVNLDQLTYTITFLVQSNSKGVEGAEVDLKDYGLKYTDSNGEVIFYNVGYANEIPYTVSHSNYTTITGKISATKSETISITLNVLDTTYEKIDSFSIYPNPTRDYFKILSDIIVSRLSVISINGVELNAYNINSRNKTIYVNNLAPGIYLIKIEFENGTTSFKKLLIQ encoded by the coding sequence ATGAGACTTTTAGCTACTTTACTTTTAGGATTAATAACGTTTTCGGCAAGTCCTCAACCAAAAAAGATTTTGCTGAAAGCAATAGATGATTCAAAAAAATCTGAATTTATTGAAAAATTCACTCCAAAAACTCCAGACAGCTACAGCCTGACAATTCGTATTGATAAGCTAAATTGGGATAAGGAGCAGGTTAAAACGGGTGATTCATTCTCTAAAATTTGGTTTAAGAACTCTTTGCCCGACGGTAAAATAGGTGAGCCCGAATTACCATCAATTAAAAAAATCATTCGCATTCCTTATGGTGCCACAATTCAAGCTAAAGTTAAAAGTTACAAAACCGAAGAAGTTAACCTAAGTGAAAAAGGAATAAATGTTCCGATTATTCCGGTGCAACCCCCTGTCCGCAAAGACCAAGACCCCCAACTCCAAGATTTTAGAATAAAAGCGCAAGCGTATAGCAAGTCTTCATTCAAGACAAAAGAACCTATTGTAAAAACTGAAATACTTGGCAATTTAAGAAACCACACCATTGCAAGAGTTACGATATATCCTATTGAATACAACCCAGCAAAGGGAAAAATTAAGGTTTACAACGATATTGAGGTTAATGTTGATGTAAAAGGAAGCCCCACTAAAAATCCTTCAGCTGATGCATTCTACTCTCCCTACTTTGATGTGGTTTATAACACTATGCTCAATGCAGGGGGTACGGCTTACGATTCACATCCCGACCTAACCAGATATCCTGTAAGCATGCTAATTATTGCAAACCGAATATTTGAATCGGCTCTTCAACCATACATTGCATGGAAAACGCAAAAAGGGTTTAAGGTAACAACAAAATATACCGATGAGATAGGAACCACCGCCGATGCCATTAAATCTTTTATACAAAACTTTTACAACTCGGCTACACCAGAGAATCCTGCACCTACATTTCTAGTACTTGTAGGCGATGTTGAACAGGTACCAGCATCAGCCACAGGAAGCCAATCAGGGAAACTAACCGATTTATACTACGCTAGTGTTGATGGCGACAAATTCCCCGAGATGTACTATGGGAGGCTATCGGCAACCAGTGCAAGCCAGTTAACGGCTATTATCAACAAAATAATCTACTACGAACAGTTCCAGTTTTCTGATCCCACATATCTTAACAGCGTTAATCTAATTGCCGGTGCCGATGCAACATGGAACCCTGCTGTTGCACAACCTACAATTAAATATGCCACGGCAAATCATTTTAACCAAACCAATGGTTGGAGCAACATTTACGAATATGGCGTAGATTCCGATACTAACAACGCAACAGCATCATCCGGTTACACGGGTTGCTACGATGCCGATAAAGTAGCTGTTGGTTTTATAAACTACACTGCACACTGCTCAGAGGGCGGATGGCAAGATCCAGCCCTTCCCATATCCACAGTAAACACTTTAACAAACAATCAGCAATACCCCTTTGTTATTGCAAATTGCTGCCTATCGGCAAATTTTGGCTATTCGGAATGCGTGGGCGAGACATGGTTAAGAAAAGCAAATGGTGGAGCAGTTACATATATTGGCTCATCGCCAAACAGCTACTGGAAAGAGGACATGTACTGGGCTACAGGAGCATTCCCTATGAGTGGCAATAATAATGGCTACGTGCCCACATTCGAAGAATCAACTACAGGCGCTTACGATGCTCCGTTTGGAAGCAATTATGTAACTGCTGGTGCAATTGTTTTTTGTGGCAACATTGCAGTAACACAAGCCGAAATTAATGACTACTCTCGTCAAATTAACTCAACATACTACTGGGAGGCTTATAATGTTCTAGGAGACCCCTCTCTTATGCCATACTTTAAAGTTCCAGAAACCAACCAAATAGACTTCCCAAATGTTGTCCCTGTTGGAATAAACAGCATAAGCATTCAGGCAAAAGAGAACTCATACCTTTCGCTCACAATGGATGACCAAATACTGGCAACTCATTTCTTTGAATCCACGGGCTTAAACGACATTGCTATTCCTGAGCTAACCCAAACAGGCAAGATTATACTCACGGTTACTCGACCTCAAACCCAACCATTTATAGATACCATAAAAGTTATTGAATCAGATAATGCTTATATCACTCTTACTGGCTCTACCATTAATGATTCTGAAGAAAATAATAATGGCATTGCCGACTATGGAGAACAAATCAAAGTAAATCTTCGATTAAAAAATGTTGGCAAAACCAACGCAACCAACGTAAGCGTTAAAATAGGCTCGTCAACCGGATTAATAACTTTAGCATCGGCCGATTCTATTGGCATATCAAATATTAATGCAAGTTCAGAGTTATGGGCAAACGATGCCTTTTCATTCTCCATTCCCATTGATGTGGAAGATGGCTACCAGCAAATTTTTCCCTTAACATTTTTTGCCGACCAGGGGGTATGGACATCTAACCTGAAAATTACTGTCTCAGCTCCCCAAATGGCGTTTAACAACTTCACCATTGTTGATACTTTGATGGGAAATAAAAACGGCATTTTAGAAAAGAATGAAATAGCCGATATTGAATTTGAGTTCCAAAACAAGGGTAACTCAGCCATTGCCGACTATAATGTCAACCTCGTACTTCCTGATACATTACTTGATAAAGTTAGTTTAACCTACGAACCCATGGTAGACAGAGGTTTTAATCCATCTGAGAAAACTAAACTTTTTGCTCGTATTAGCAGTTCAGATAAGATTGATATTGAACAAATCCCGATAATCATCACCTCAACATCAACAAGCTATCCTCTTGCAAGCAATCAGCAAACAACGTTTATTCCTATAAAAATCTTTTCAGAGGTTAGAATGAGTAACGACACCGTTGAAACCTGCAATGCAATATTTACTGATTCTGGAGGAGAAGAGTCCAATTATGGTAACAATGAAGATTACACCATTACTTTCAAAACCAATAGCGAGATTGAGAAATACCGTGTTGAGGTACTAAACTTCTCAACAGAAAGCAACTACGATTATCTTTATGCCTATGATGGCAATAGCACATCAAGCCAGATGTTTAGTGGTAGCCCATTTAGTGGGTCAACCATACCATCTGAATTTAGTAGTAGCACCAACTATGTCACATTCCGTTTCACCTCCGATGATAACACAAATAGTTCGGGATGGAGAATTAAGTTGCAATGCATTACACCAACAGCCATACCTAAATGTGTAGAAAATCCATCACCTGCTGACAATTCCATTGATGTTGAAAGCACTGTTTTATCGTGGACGCCTTCAACCGATGCCCTTTTCTACGATGTTTACATAGGCACACAGCCCGAATCGCTTGCATATGTTGGAAGAGTTAGCCAATCGTTTATCGATATTAAGTTACAACCTGTCACAACTTACTATTGGCGTGTTATACCAGGAAACAACATTGGATTATGCGATAAGGATTGTATCACATGGTCATTTACAACAGCATCGGTACTTGGACAGGTTCTTATGACTAATGGCACCCTTGAGGTTGATGAAACCTGGTTTTATGATACGGGAGGAGCTAATTCAAACTACACCAATAAAGAAAACTACACGCTAACATTTAAACCTAAAAATAATGGTAAGATAAATGTTGAATTTGTTTCGTTTGATGTTGAAAGCGAAACTGATTGCAACTACGATAAGTTAACCATTTATAATGGTCCTGATGCTAACAGCCCTGTTGTAGGAACCTACTGTGGTAGCAAGAATCCCCAATCGTTTACCTCAACAAGTGCAAATGGTGAGCTAACATTTAACTTCACATCCGATGCTAGCGAAACACGAAGTGGTTGGAAGGCTAAAATATCTACAATAGGCAGCACAACAACATACCCGATTACTTTTAATATCAAATCAAATAGCACACCCGTTCCAAATGCAACAGTTAAATTTGACAATTCGGTTAAATTCACAAATACTAGCGGTGTTGGTGAATTTAGCAAGCCAAACGGCACATATAGCTATACCATAACGGCAGCAGGTTACAAAAGCGAGACTGGAACGGTTACTGTTTCAAACCAAGGGGAAAGCATCAATATTAATCTTATAAAACAGGAGACCATTCAGCTACTAATTAAAAATTCTTCCGATGAATCTTATATCGATTTAGCAAAAGTACTAACTGAAACTGGCCAAAGCTATTATTCTGCAAATGGCTTAGCTAATGTCGATTTACCAGTTGGCAGTAACCTACTAAAAGTAAGTGCACAAGGATTTATTGAAAAAGATACTGTCATAAATGTAACCGATGCAAACCAATTATTCACAGTACATCTTACACCTCAATCGTTCCAAACCCAGATAAACGTTTATAACGTTGATGAAACACCAATTGAGAATGCAACCATACAGCATAATACTCTAACCTACAACACCAGCAGCACAGGTTCTGCCACTTTGGAAACAGCATATGGGTTAGACTTAATTACCATTCAAAAAAGTGGTTACATCGACACAAAATTCTGGCTAAACGCTACAAATGACACAATTATAAACATTTACTTAACTCCAATTATTGGGAACGTATTTGAAACTGAATTTACAATTATAGGTTCTGGCCCTCTTGGAAACCTTCCTCTCGATAATGCCTTGGTAAGAATATTTAAGCAGGGAGAACTTTACCAACAAGCAAACGCACTAAATGGCCATATAAGCTTTTATCTTCCCAGCAACACATTCATTTATGAAGTATCACATGAAGGCTATACTACATCTTCAAACAACACATTAACAGTTAGCAACCAACCACAAAAGGTTGAAGTTAATTTAGACCAGCTAACCTATACCATAACTTTCCTTGTTCAAAGTAATTCAAAAGGTGTGGAAGGTGCCGAAGTAGACTTAAAAGATTATGGTTTAAAATACACTGATTCAAATGGGGAAGTAATTTTTTACAATGTTGGTTATGCTAATGAAATTCCATATACAGTTTCTCATAGCAACTACACGACAATAACAGGTAAAATAAGCGCCACCAAGTCCGAAACTATTAGCATAACTCTTAATGTATTAGACACAACATATGAGAAGATTGACAGTTTTTCTATTTATCCAAACCCGACAAGAGACTACTTTAAGATTTTATCTGATATAATAGTTTCAAGGTTATCTGTCATCTCAATTAATGGAGTTGAATTGAATGCTTATAACATTAACAGCCGTAACAAAACCATTTATGTTAACAATTTAGCACCTGGAATTTATCTTATTAAGATTGAATTTGAAAACGGCACAACTTCATTTAAGAAATTGCTGATTCAGTAA